From a region of the Candidatus Rhabdochlamydia porcellionis genome:
- the eno gene encoding phosphopyruvate hydratase: protein MSNIESIDALEVLDSRGSPTIEVSVFATDGSQGKAIVPSGASTGEHEAVELRDKDPKRYQGKGVLQAVENVIDPLAKLLKGESIFAQNKIDQLMIQADGKENKSRYGANAILGISLAVAKAAACSKKMPLYKYLHSQTHYTMPCPMMNIINGGAHADNLLDFQEFMIRPIGAPTFREALRWGVEIYHTLKSLLKSEGYSTSVGDEGGFAPRLESNEITLDYISRAIRQAGYEPGNQITIAMDCAASEFYDSCSKFYIERKKQAAGMPFSARSAEELIAYLSKLCEKYPIDSIEDPLDQNDWKGWHKLTAALGKKIQIVGDDIFVTNPKFLQKGIDQGVANAILIKLNQIGTLSETLGTIDLAKKNRYKTVISHRSGETEDTTIADLSVAFSTGQIKTGAPCRTDRVAKYNRLLEIEHELKAHVHFGK from the coding sequence ATGAGCAACATCGAATCTATTGATGCTTTAGAAGTACTTGACTCCCGTGGTAGCCCCACAATTGAAGTTTCTGTTTTTGCTACAGATGGTAGCCAAGGCAAAGCCATTGTCCCCTCTGGGGCATCCACTGGCGAACATGAAGCTGTTGAACTAAGAGACAAAGACCCTAAACGCTATCAAGGTAAAGGTGTTTTACAAGCTGTAGAAAATGTGATAGATCCTCTTGCCAAACTCTTAAAAGGAGAATCCATTTTTGCACAAAATAAAATTGACCAGCTAATGATTCAAGCAGATGGAAAAGAAAATAAATCACGCTATGGAGCTAACGCCATTCTAGGGATTTCTCTTGCAGTGGCTAAAGCCGCTGCTTGTTCTAAAAAAATGCCTCTTTATAAGTACTTACATTCTCAGACTCATTATACTATGCCCTGTCCTATGATGAATATTATCAACGGAGGAGCTCATGCAGATAATCTGCTCGATTTTCAAGAGTTTATGATTCGTCCTATCGGAGCACCCACTTTTCGTGAGGCGTTGCGTTGGGGCGTAGAAATCTATCACACACTAAAATCACTTTTAAAAAGCGAAGGGTACTCTACTTCTGTTGGAGATGAAGGAGGATTTGCTCCTAGATTAGAATCCAATGAAATAACCCTTGATTATATCTCAAGAGCTATTAGGCAAGCAGGCTATGAACCAGGTAATCAAATAACTATTGCAATGGATTGCGCAGCTTCTGAATTTTACGATAGCTGCAGTAAATTCTATATTGAAAGAAAAAAACAAGCAGCTGGTATGCCTTTTAGTGCACGCTCGGCAGAAGAGCTTATTGCCTATCTTAGCAAATTATGCGAAAAGTATCCTATCGATAGTATTGAAGATCCTCTCGATCAAAATGACTGGAAAGGTTGGCATAAGTTAACAGCCGCATTAGGGAAAAAAATCCAAATAGTCGGAGACGATATCTTTGTAACCAACCCAAAATTTCTACAAAAAGGAATTGATCAAGGAGTCGCTAATGCTATTTTAATTAAACTCAATCAAATTGGGACTTTATCAGAAACCCTTGGAACTATAGATCTAGCCAAAAAAAATCGATATAAAACGGTTATCTCTCATCGTTCAGGAGAAACAGAAGATACAACAATTGCTGACTTAAGCGTTGCTTTTTCAACAGGACAGATTAAAACAGGAGCACCTTGCCGCACAGATAGAGTTGCCAAATACAATCGTCTATTGGAAATTGAGCACGAGCTTAAAGCTCATGTGCATTTTGGCAAATAA
- a CDS encoding sulfatase-like hydrolase/transferase yields MKEKSINYWFFGFYFLLISTLHIVHLLLKPSAAIWCVDAIGQCALETILLMILAKALSLYIPFAINMVGLSLFLILAHILDFPLVRLMDISFWFALNFMLQEGGDNILELLYASNISLSNWILFFFGAIIILISSVLCFKKTQYWSDKIPLYLSFNSLIVLAGGGFFLLCGWDLITLDRKMLDNMQAYQKILPWKTTFFVKEKEYLEIDQPILALQEHNLLEIEKLHLDAKPDIYLFIVESLREDFINHEMAPHLSSFKEQSLSFKLAFANANATHLSWFSLFYSQLPFHWNSVLLKQKSMGSPFLQTLKASGYRIHVYASSRLGYYGMEESLFGRNRALIDKIVTQDSVAVPTYLKDQAVINCLIEDMQQSKGGRVFITFLDSTHLGYSWPLEKKSVFEPVDQTLNYLKALSNNKEYLEKIKNRYRNALHFVDTLFGKFFTALKLDKDALVVITGDHGEEFYEQGHLFHASHLSYPQVHVPLYYRLGNHSQWSGRTLDQLSSHMDIFPTLFHYLLKRPFIGNYAGQSVLEESHWPYVVITRFNACFSPTEFCIHDKEYKVILRAEKDVFSCRRLQLIDVKSLHDGLLTNKKQILEERFKPALQKIFPSHE; encoded by the coding sequence ATGAAAGAAAAATCGATTAACTATTGGTTTTTTGGCTTCTATTTTTTATTGATAAGTACATTACATATTGTTCATTTATTGCTAAAACCTAGTGCAGCTATATGGTGTGTTGATGCAATAGGACAGTGTGCTCTTGAAACTATTTTATTAATGATATTAGCTAAAGCTCTCAGTTTGTATATTCCTTTTGCTATTAATATGGTTGGGTTGAGTTTATTTTTAATTTTAGCCCATATTCTTGATTTTCCTCTTGTTCGATTGATGGATATTTCATTTTGGTTTGCTTTAAATTTTATGCTCCAAGAAGGTGGAGACAATATTTTAGAGCTGCTTTATGCGAGCAATATCTCTTTAAGTAATTGGATTCTCTTCTTTTTTGGCGCGATTATTATCTTAATTTCGAGTGTATTGTGTTTTAAAAAAACACAATACTGGAGCGACAAAATTCCTCTTTATCTTTCTTTCAATTCTCTAATTGTATTAGCAGGAGGTGGTTTTTTTTTACTATGTGGATGGGATTTAATAACCCTAGACAGGAAAATGCTTGATAATATGCAGGCATATCAAAAAATTCTGCCTTGGAAAACAACTTTTTTTGTGAAAGAAAAGGAATATTTAGAAATAGATCAACCTATTTTAGCTCTGCAAGAACATAATTTATTAGAGATTGAGAAATTGCATTTAGATGCAAAACCCGATATTTATTTATTCATAGTGGAATCTTTAAGAGAAGATTTTATTAATCATGAAATGGCTCCTCATTTAAGCTCTTTTAAAGAGCAGTCGCTTTCTTTTAAATTAGCTTTTGCGAATGCAAATGCAACTCATCTTTCTTGGTTTTCCCTTTTTTATTCGCAGCTGCCATTTCATTGGAATTCTGTATTATTAAAGCAGAAATCCATGGGAAGTCCTTTTTTACAAACATTGAAGGCAAGTGGATATCGTATTCATGTATATGCCTCCTCACGTCTTGGTTATTATGGAATGGAAGAGAGTTTATTTGGTCGTAATCGAGCGCTTATTGATAAAATAGTTACACAAGATTCTGTAGCAGTGCCTACTTATTTAAAAGACCAAGCTGTTATCAATTGTTTAATAGAGGATATGCAACAGAGTAAGGGAGGACGGGTATTTATTACTTTTCTAGATTCCACGCATTTGGGCTATAGCTGGCCTCTTGAAAAAAAATCTGTTTTTGAACCGGTGGATCAAACGCTTAACTATCTAAAAGCTCTTTCTAATAACAAAGAGTATTTAGAAAAAATTAAAAATCGTTATCGAAATGCACTGCATTTTGTGGATACCTTATTTGGAAAATTTTTCACAGCTCTTAAATTGGATAAAGATGCTTTGGTAGTAATTACGGGAGATCATGGAGAGGAATTTTATGAACAAGGACATCTTTTTCACGCTTCTCATCTAAGTTATCCACAGGTTCATGTTCCTTTGTATTATCGATTGGGCAACCATTCTCAATGGAGCGGGCGTACTTTAGATCAGCTTAGTTCGCATATGGATATTTTCCCCACTCTATTTCATTATTTATTGAAAAGACCATTTATAGGAAATTATGCAGGACAATCTGTTTTAGAAGAAAGCCATTGGCCTTATGTGGTAATCACCCGGTTTAATGCTTGTTTTTCCCCGACAGAATTTTGTATTCACGATAAAGAATATAAAGTGATTCTTCGTGCAGAAAAGGATGTTTTTAGTTGTAGAAGATTACAGCTTATAGATGTAAAATCATTGCATGATGGTCTATTAACCAACAAAAAACAAATTCTAGAAGAACGCTTTAAACCAGCTTTGCAAAAGATATTTCCTTCTCATGAGTAA
- a CDS encoding peroxiredoxin produces the protein MSRLLVGKKAPSFRTKAVQGEKIIDEFSLDDFLGTYVVLFFYPLDFTFVCPTELHAFQEALPQFKQKNSQIIGCSVDSGFSHLAWLSTPKAKGGIEGIEYPIISDLNKKIASDYGVLHEEEGIAYRGLFLIDRQGIIRHLLINDFPLGRSVKEALRILDALICFEAYGEVCPANWSVGKKTMQPDTIGLVNYFS, from the coding sequence ATGAGTCGTTTACTAGTTGGAAAAAAAGCCCCTTCTTTTAGAACAAAAGCTGTGCAAGGAGAGAAAATAATAGATGAATTTTCTTTAGATGATTTTTTAGGGACATATGTTGTCCTTTTCTTCTACCCCTTAGATTTTACTTTTGTTTGTCCAACGGAGTTACACGCTTTTCAAGAGGCCCTTCCACAATTTAAACAAAAGAATTCTCAAATAATTGGTTGCTCGGTGGATAGTGGGTTTTCTCATTTAGCATGGCTTTCTACTCCTAAAGCCAAAGGTGGTATTGAAGGAATAGAATATCCAATTATTTCTGATCTGAATAAGAAAATAGCTAGTGATTATGGCGTGCTACATGAAGAAGAAGGAATTGCCTATCGAGGTTTGTTCTTAATCGATCGTCAAGGAATTATACGTCATCTTTTAATAAATGATTTTCCACTTGGACGCTCTGTAAAGGAGGCTTTACGTATTTTAGATGCATTAATCTGCTTTGAAGCGTATGGAGAGGTTTGTCCTGCTAATTGGAGTGTGGGTAAGAAAACCATGCAACCGGATACCATAGGATTAGTTAATTATTTTAGCTAA
- a CDS encoding MBL fold metallo-hydrolase translates to MIVKRFSTGPIDTNSYLLICSSSKSSVVIDVGQGSARELSSYAEECQLILEKILLTHSHWDHIADVTYLKNRLDIPVYIHQDDETNVINPGSDGIPLFIPIQGVKVDHYLKDGEMIDVGDLRIKVIHTPGHTPGGVCFYLEKQKILFSGDTLFQGAIGRMDLPTACPPLTMIESLKKLETLPQETSVYPGHGNKTTIKQELSNIHAMEKLLHKRTL, encoded by the coding sequence ATGATCGTAAAAAGATTCTCAACCGGACCAATAGATACGAATAGCTATTTGCTTATCTGCTCATCTTCTAAATCATCCGTTGTAATTGACGTAGGCCAGGGTAGTGCTAGAGAGCTTAGTTCTTATGCAGAAGAGTGCCAATTAATACTGGAAAAAATTCTTCTTACTCATTCTCATTGGGATCATATTGCAGATGTTACTTATTTAAAAAATCGTTTGGATATACCGGTTTATATACATCAGGATGATGAAACTAACGTTATAAATCCTGGTTCTGATGGGATCCCTCTTTTTATTCCTATTCAAGGGGTAAAAGTAGATCATTATCTAAAAGATGGTGAGATGATTGATGTAGGAGATCTGCGCATTAAAGTCATCCATACTCCAGGCCATACTCCGGGAGGCGTATGTTTTTACCTAGAGAAACAGAAAATCCTCTTTTCGGGAGATACTTTATTTCAAGGAGCTATTGGTCGAATGGATTTGCCAACAGCATGCCCTCCTCTTACAATGATAGAATCTTTAAAAAAATTAGAAACTCTTCCTCAAGAGACTAGTGTTTATCCAGGGCATGGGAATAAAACGACAATTAAGCAAGAGCTTTCAAATATTCATGCAATGGAAAAACTTTTACATAAGAGGACATTATGA